From the genome of Gopherus flavomarginatus isolate rGopFla2 unplaced genomic scaffold, rGopFla2.mat.asm mat_scaffold_34_arrow_ctg1, whole genome shotgun sequence, one region includes:
- the LOC127042184 gene encoding zinc finger protein 501-like isoform X3, which translates to MVSQNEEEKSHQEDAEQREPHGTLSGRSKGNVPRSGACSEKTEACETQGRPEENFSSLSDLITSDRINLAETRYTCHECRKSFSWSSHLIRHQSIHTGEKPYGCSECGKCFIDSSAISHQRIHRREVPHTCSECGKSFSRSSTLNTHRRIHTGEKPYTCSECRKSFNQSSTLVTHYRIHTGERPYTCTECGKSFSRGSDLIKHRKIHVGEKPYGCSECGKCFIDSSALISHQRIHTGETPYTCSECGKSFSQSSDLIRHQRIHTRETPYTCSECGKSFNRASNLIRHCRIHTGETPYTCAKCGKSFSRSSNLIRHQRIHTGEKPYTCSECGKSFNRSSTLITHRRIHTGEKPYTCSECGKSFSQSSTLITHCRIHTREMPYTCSESGKSFKHSSNVVSHRRIHMGESVGKALSAGKGSVIAQASLDIRKST; encoded by the coding sequence atggtaagtcagaatgaggaggagaaatctcatcaggaagatgctgagcagaGAGAACCACATGGAACtttatcaggaagatccaaagggaatgttCCCAGGAGTGGTGCATGCTCAGAAAAAACAGaagcctgtgagactcagggGAGGCCAGAGGAAAACTTTAGTAGCCTCTCAGACCTTATAACAAGCGACAGAATCAACTTGGCAGAGACACGCTACacatgccatgagtgcaggaaaagcttcaGTTGGAGCTCtcaccttatcagacatcagagcaTCCATACAggtgagaaaccttatggatgctctgagtgtgggaaatgcttcatCGATAGTTCAGCCATCTCACATCAGCGAATCCATAGAAGAGAAGTGCCCCACACATGCtcagagtgtgggaaaagctttagtcggagctctaccctgaacacacatcgtagaatccacacaggggagaagccctacacgtgctctgagtgcaggaaaagcttcaatcagagctccACCCTTGTCACACAttatagaatccacacaggagagaggccctacacatgcactgagtgtgggaaaagctttagtcgGGGCTCAGACCTTATCAAACATAGGAAAATCCATGTGggtgagaaaccttatggatgctctgagtgtgggaaatgcttcatCGATAGTTCAGCCCTCATCTCacatcagcgaatccacacaggagagacgccctacacatgctctgagtgtgggaaaagctttagtcaGAGCTCagaccttatcagacatcagagaatccacacaagagagacgccctacacatgctctgagtgcgggaaaagcttcaatcgggcCTCAAACCTTATCAGGCattgtagaatccacacaggagagacgccctacacatgcgcaaagtgtgggaaaagttttagtcggagctcaaaccttatcagacatcagagaatccacacaggggagaagccctacacgtgctctgagtgcgggaaaagcttcaatcggagtTCTACCCTGATCAcgcatcgtagaatccacacaggggagaagccctacacatgctctgagtgcgggaaaagcttcagtcagagctctaCCCTGATCACGCATTGtagaatccacacaagggagatgccctacacatgctctgagagCGGGAAAAGCTTCAAGCACAGCTCAAACGTTGTCTCACATAGGAGAATCCACATGGGggagagtgtgggaaaagctctgagtgcgggaaaaggtTCAGTCATTGCTCAAGCctcattagacatcagaaaatccacatga